In the genome of Cutibacterium equinum, one region contains:
- the groL gene encoding chaperonin GroEL (60 kDa chaperone family; promotes refolding of misfolded polypeptides especially under stressful conditions; forms two stacked rings of heptamers to form a barrel-shaped 14mer; ends can be capped by GroES; misfolded proteins enter the barrel where they are refolded when GroES binds): MAAKQLQFDEEARRSLERGVDTLANTVKVTLGPKGRYVVLDKKWGAPTITNDGVTVAKEVDLTDPYENLGAQLAKEVATKTNDVAGDGTTTATVLAQALVHEGLRAVASGANPVGLKRGIEKAVDAVVEELRSISRAIDTTSDMASVATISSRDENIGSLIAEAFDKVGKDGVITVDESQTFGTELDFTEGMQFDKGYLSPYMVTDQDRMEAVIEDPYILIHSGKISSMNDLLPLLEKVIAAHGSLFIVAEDVDGEALSTLVVNKIRGTFNSVAVKAPAFGDRRKAMLQDIATLTGGQVVAPEVGLKLDQVGLEVLGRAKKVVVTKDNTTIVDGAGSKADVDGRVAQLRAEYDNSDSEWDREKLQERIAKLAGGVCVIRVGAATEVELNEKKHRIEDAVSATRAAIEEGIVAGGGSALIHAAHVLDENLHLEGDEKAGVQIVAKAVREPLRWIAENGGEPGYVIVSKVAEMEPGHGYNGKTGQYVDLIADGVIDPVKVTRSALANAASIAALLLTTETLVVDKPEDEDDDE; the protein is encoded by the coding sequence ATGGCAGCCAAGCAGCTTCAGTTTGACGAGGAGGCCCGTCGCTCCCTCGAGCGCGGTGTCGACACCCTCGCCAACACCGTCAAGGTGACCCTCGGCCCCAAGGGCCGCTACGTCGTTCTCGACAAGAAGTGGGGAGCCCCGACCATCACCAACGACGGCGTGACCGTCGCCAAGGAGGTCGACCTCACCGATCCTTACGAGAACCTCGGCGCCCAGCTCGCCAAGGAGGTCGCCACCAAGACCAACGACGTGGCCGGTGATGGCACCACCACCGCGACCGTGCTCGCCCAGGCTCTCGTCCACGAGGGTCTGCGCGCCGTGGCTTCCGGGGCTAACCCGGTTGGCCTCAAGCGCGGTATCGAGAAGGCCGTCGACGCCGTCGTGGAGGAGCTTCGCTCCATCTCGCGCGCCATCGACACCACCTCGGACATGGCCAGCGTCGCCACCATCTCCAGCCGTGACGAGAACATCGGCTCCCTCATTGCCGAGGCTTTCGACAAGGTTGGCAAGGACGGCGTCATCACCGTCGACGAGTCCCAGACCTTCGGCACTGAGCTCGACTTCACCGAGGGCATGCAGTTCGACAAGGGCTACCTGTCGCCCTACATGGTCACCGACCAGGACCGCATGGAGGCCGTGATCGAGGATCCTTACATCCTCATCCACTCCGGCAAGATCTCCTCGATGAACGACCTGCTCCCGCTGTTGGAGAAGGTCATCGCCGCCCACGGCAGCCTGTTCATCGTGGCTGAGGACGTCGACGGGGAGGCCCTGAGCACCCTCGTGGTCAACAAAATCCGCGGCACCTTCAACTCGGTGGCCGTCAAGGCTCCGGCCTTCGGTGACCGCCGCAAGGCCATGCTGCAGGACATCGCCACCCTCACCGGTGGTCAGGTCGTCGCTCCCGAGGTTGGGCTCAAGCTCGACCAGGTGGGCCTCGAGGTCCTGGGCCGCGCCAAGAAGGTTGTTGTCACCAAGGACAACACCACCATCGTCGACGGTGCCGGTTCCAAGGCTGACGTCGATGGACGCGTTGCCCAGCTGCGTGCTGAGTACGACAACTCCGACTCCGAGTGGGACCGCGAGAAGCTCCAGGAGCGTATCGCTAAGCTCGCCGGCGGCGTGTGTGTCATTCGCGTGGGCGCGGCCACTGAGGTCGAGCTCAACGAGAAGAAGCACCGCATCGAGGACGCTGTCTCCGCGACCCGTGCAGCCATTGAGGAGGGCATCGTCGCCGGTGGCGGCTCCGCTCTCATTCACGCCGCGCACGTGCTCGACGAGAACCTTCACCTTGAGGGTGACGAGAAGGCTGGTGTCCAGATCGTCGCCAAGGCCGTTCGCGAGCCGCTGCGCTGGATCGCTGAGAACGGTGGCGAGCCCGGCTACGTCATCGTCTCCAAGGTCGCCGAGATGGAGCCCGGACACGGCTACAACGGCAAGACTGGCCAGTACGTGGACCTCATCGCCGACGGTGTCATCGACCCCGTCAAGGTGACCCGTTCCGCCCTGGCCAATGCCGCCTCCATCGCCGCTCTGCTGCTCACCACCGAGACCCTCGTGGTGGACAAGCCTGAGGACGAGGACGACGACGAGTGA
- a CDS encoding LppM family (lipo)protein has protein sequence MLSASRHLRRYLVLLLAPLLLLAGCVKLDMATEIKDEDHIHVKVTVGVSKSMAEMSGQDLTSEFSDCGQLAKSSGGASNAKVEKFEDDKYIGCTFSADGTAADFTENSEDTEITFDKDKVTFKMDSGTLSDSGGSNNPFGSGESLSASMLTDFKISVTFPGKVLSHSGSSKVDGRTVTWVDPKDMFSDEGLSATAERDGGVPMWVWIVVAVAALAIIGVVVAVVVKKKKGAKGSQPGNGDPSWAMQYPGQPQGQQEQWNNHPGQPYQGNPQGQQPPYPNPGQPQPYTNQPQPGQPGQPQPGQSQAQPGQPGQPQPGQSQAQPGQPQSQPGQPWGHAPGNGTGAPQPGPNPAQRPPSHPDDFWKKP, from the coding sequence ATGCTGAGTGCTTCGCGCCATTTGAGACGCTATCTCGTCCTACTCCTTGCTCCTCTGTTGTTGCTCGCCGGCTGCGTCAAATTAGACATGGCGACGGAAATCAAGGACGAGGACCACATCCACGTAAAGGTCACGGTCGGTGTCTCCAAGTCGATGGCCGAGATGTCCGGGCAGGACCTCACGTCCGAGTTCTCGGACTGCGGGCAACTCGCGAAGAGCAGCGGCGGAGCCTCGAACGCAAAGGTTGAGAAGTTCGAGGACGACAAGTACATCGGTTGCACCTTCTCTGCCGATGGGACGGCAGCAGATTTCACCGAGAATAGCGAGGACACCGAGATCACCTTCGACAAGGACAAGGTGACATTCAAGATGGACTCGGGCACTCTCAGTGACTCAGGTGGTTCCAACAATCCCTTTGGCTCGGGCGAGTCCCTCAGCGCGAGCATGCTCACCGACTTCAAGATTTCCGTCACCTTCCCCGGCAAGGTGTTGAGCCACTCGGGGTCGAGCAAGGTTGACGGGCGCACCGTCACCTGGGTCGATCCCAAGGACATGTTCTCCGATGAGGGTCTCAGCGCCACCGCCGAGCGCGACGGCGGTGTGCCGATGTGGGTCTGGATCGTCGTTGCGGTAGCAGCATTGGCGATCATCGGAGTGGTCGTGGCTGTCGTGGTCAAGAAGAAAAAGGGCGCCAAGGGGAGCCAGCCCGGTAACGGTGACCCCTCGTGGGCGATGCAATACCCCGGACAGCCTCAGGGTCAGCAGGAGCAGTGGAACAACCACCCGGGTCAGCCCTATCAGGGCAACCCCCAGGGGCAGCAGCCGCCCTATCCGAACCCGGGTCAGCCCCAGCCCTACACGAACCAGCCCCAGCCGGGTCAGCCGGGCCAGCCCCAGCCTGGTCAGTCTCAGGCTCAGCCGGGCCAGCCGGGCCAGCCCCAGCCTGGTCAGTCTCAGGCTCAGCCGGGCCAGCCTCAGTCTCAGCCGGGTCAGCCGTGGGGACATGCCCCAGGGAATGGCACCGGAGCTCCTCAACCCGGCCCCAATCCGGCTCAGCGCCCACCCTCGCACCCCGATGACTTCTGGAAGAAGCCCTGA
- a CDS encoding NUDIX hydrolase gives MMTPILTTLGFVMHPDGDRVLMVHRIARPGDEQLGKYNGLGGKVEPGEDVVAGMKRELREEAAIEVDAMRLRGTVSWPGFGRHGEDHFGFIFVIDAWHPTDVAIPEANEEGPLTWERIDSLDDLPMWEGDRYFLPLVFDAGITQFHGCLPYADGRPTGWSYSTL, from the coding sequence ATGATGACCCCGATCCTCACCACCCTTGGCTTCGTCATGCATCCCGACGGCGACCGCGTTCTCATGGTGCATCGCATCGCCCGCCCCGGCGACGAGCAGCTCGGCAAGTACAACGGGCTGGGAGGCAAGGTTGAGCCGGGGGAGGATGTCGTTGCTGGCATGAAGCGCGAACTGCGCGAGGAGGCTGCGATCGAGGTCGATGCCATGCGCCTGCGTGGCACCGTCTCCTGGCCGGGCTTCGGCCGCCACGGGGAGGACCACTTCGGCTTCATCTTCGTCATCGATGCCTGGCATCCCACCGACGTAGCCATCCCCGAGGCCAACGAGGAAGGTCCGCTCACCTGGGAACGCATCGACTCCCTTGACGACCTACCAATGTGGGAGGGGGACCGGTACTTCCTGCCGCTGGTCTTTGATGCTGGGATCACCCAATTCCACGGCTGCCTGCCGTATGCCGACGGCCGCCCCACCGGCTGGTCCTACTCGACCCTGTGA
- a CDS encoding LppM family (lipo)protein, whose amino-acid sequence MVAVRRSARYLVALLMAPLLLLSGCGKFNAGFIITDEDHVTMTMTIGVLKSSLDKIPADEAEIFTNGRIDCSELEKTDEFKESAAGILTVKSFDDGKYVGCTMMGTGTVSELTGQPSSSPSSGESAAARSEDDEGDGPVFITFKGNKVRFLLDGSAVLDIISDFDSSGLAGSAGISDFKISVTFPGKVLSHSGSSKVDGKTVTWTDVRDLSSSSGLEASGERRSGFPGWAWMVLVVVVVAVGGAIAAVVTSKKKDGRQPGAPYQAGRPTQSPGASGHMGGQHQGFSDRRPGPTQAGHRPPGGPGGGPGPVSH is encoded by the coding sequence ATGGTGGCTGTTCGGCGCTCAGCAAGATATCTCGTGGCGTTACTGATGGCTCCGCTCCTCCTGCTGTCGGGTTGCGGAAAATTCAACGCCGGTTTCATCATCACGGACGAAGACCACGTCACTATGACCATGACCATCGGAGTGCTGAAGTCGAGCCTCGATAAGATCCCGGCAGATGAGGCTGAGATATTTACCAACGGCCGTATCGATTGTTCGGAACTCGAGAAAACCGATGAGTTCAAGGAGAGCGCTGCCGGAATCCTGACGGTCAAGAGCTTTGACGATGGTAAATATGTCGGCTGCACGATGATGGGCACGGGGACGGTCTCTGAGCTGACGGGCCAACCATCCTCGTCCCCGAGTAGCGGAGAATCGGCGGCCGCCCGTTCAGAAGACGATGAGGGTGACGGTCCAGTTTTCATCACCTTCAAGGGCAATAAAGTCCGCTTTCTTCTTGATGGCTCCGCTGTCCTGGATATCATTTCCGATTTTGACAGCTCAGGATTGGCAGGCTCGGCCGGGATTTCTGATTTCAAGATTTCTGTGACCTTCCCCGGCAAGGTTTTGAGCCATTCCGGATCGAGCAAGGTTGACGGCAAGACCGTGACTTGGACCGACGTCAGGGATCTCTCATCGTCCTCGGGCTTGGAGGCATCGGGCGAGCGTCGAAGTGGCTTCCCCGGCTGGGCATGGATGGTCCTCGTCGTGGTGGTTGTCGCCGTTGGTGGCGCCATTGCGGCGGTGGTCACGAGCAAGAAGAAGGATGGTCGGCAGCCCGGTGCTCCATACCAGGCAGGCAGGCCCACCCAGTCGCCAGGCGCGAGCGGCCACATGGGGGGACAGCACCAAGGGTTCTCGGATAGACGTCCGGGCCCCACCCAGGCAGGTCATCGACCGCCCGGAGGTCCCGGTGGTGGACCCGGCCCGGTGTCGCACTGA
- the groES gene encoding co-chaperone GroES yields MATTIKPLEDRVLVQPLEAEQTTASGLVIPDTAKEKPQEGKVISAGPGRVDDKGTRVPMDVKEGDVVIFSKYGGTEVKYDGQEYLLLNARDILAVVEK; encoded by the coding sequence GTGGCAACCACGATCAAGCCGCTCGAGGACCGCGTCCTCGTCCAGCCTCTCGAGGCCGAGCAGACCACCGCTTCCGGACTCGTCATTCCGGACACCGCCAAGGAAAAGCCGCAGGAGGGCAAGGTCATCTCCGCTGGCCCCGGTCGCGTTGACGACAAGGGCACCCGCGTCCCCATGGACGTCAAGGAGGGTGACGTCGTCATCTTCTCCAAGTACGGCGGCACCGAGGTCAAGTACGACGGCCAGGAGTACCTGCTCCTCAACGCCCGCGACATTCTCGCCGTCGTCGAGAAGTGA
- a CDS encoding C1 family peptidase: protein MSEPFVLDASFSASRAESFAHDATGRLVQNAVTGTGADTVSLDRTVVNGIDETTSERLDSWKVTDQKHSGRCWEFAGLNVLRAKVIDELKVDNLEFSQNYIAFFDKLEKANHTLARAIATASHDADAEEVRSIMNYPAEDGGWWMQFTDLVAKYGVVPSWAMPDTESAGNTLQMNRALSTVLRRAIGKIRDAATNSDLNEGASQMEAARSEALDAVWKILAIHLGTPPTSFTWQYRDKDKNFHRKGTYTPLEFAHEIVPQAFEPWVSLGHDPREEHPVGRTYVHEHTPYMEGGTPYWHLSVDLDVMKKAVIDSIAAGEPVWFACDVKKQFDKDLGVWDANLHDYEALYGVDMQISKAERLRLRESGGTHAMTFVGVDLVDSVPVRWRVENSWGDEVGKKGFFTMNDSWFDEYVYNVIVPRSRVSEEIAKACDQEPIVLPEHDMM from the coding sequence ATGAGTGAACCCTTCGTTCTCGACGCCAGTTTCAGCGCATCTCGCGCCGAATCCTTCGCCCATGACGCCACCGGGCGGCTGGTACAGAATGCGGTGACCGGAACCGGAGCCGACACCGTCAGTCTGGATCGCACCGTGGTCAACGGCATCGACGAGACGACCTCCGAGCGATTGGATTCCTGGAAGGTCACCGACCAGAAGCACTCCGGGCGGTGCTGGGAATTCGCGGGGCTCAACGTTCTGCGCGCCAAGGTTATCGACGAGCTCAAGGTCGACAACCTCGAGTTCTCGCAGAACTACATTGCCTTTTTCGACAAGCTCGAGAAGGCCAACCACACCCTTGCTCGCGCCATCGCCACGGCGTCCCACGACGCAGACGCGGAAGAGGTGCGCTCCATCATGAACTACCCTGCCGAGGACGGCGGATGGTGGATGCAGTTCACCGATCTGGTGGCCAAGTACGGCGTAGTACCCTCCTGGGCCATGCCCGACACCGAGTCGGCTGGCAACACCCTGCAGATGAACCGCGCCCTGTCGACGGTGTTGCGTCGAGCCATCGGAAAAATCCGCGACGCCGCCACCAATTCCGACCTCAACGAGGGAGCCTCTCAGATGGAGGCCGCCCGTAGCGAGGCCTTGGACGCTGTGTGGAAGATCCTCGCGATCCATCTTGGCACCCCACCCACCAGCTTCACCTGGCAGTACCGCGACAAGGACAAGAACTTCCACCGCAAGGGCACCTACACCCCGCTGGAGTTCGCCCACGAGATCGTGCCGCAGGCTTTCGAGCCGTGGGTCAGCCTCGGCCATGACCCGCGCGAGGAGCACCCGGTCGGGCGTACCTACGTCCACGAACACACCCCGTACATGGAAGGTGGCACCCCGTACTGGCACCTGTCGGTGGATTTGGACGTCATGAAGAAGGCGGTCATCGACTCCATCGCAGCCGGGGAGCCGGTCTGGTTCGCCTGCGACGTCAAGAAGCAGTTCGACAAGGACCTGGGTGTATGGGACGCCAACCTGCATGACTACGAGGCTCTGTACGGCGTCGACATGCAGATATCCAAGGCCGAGCGGTTGCGTCTGCGTGAGTCTGGTGGCACCCACGCCATGACCTTCGTCGGTGTGGACCTCGTTGACAGTGTCCCGGTGCGCTGGCGGGTCGAGAACTCGTGGGGCGACGAGGTCGGCAAGAAGGGATTCTTCACGATGAACGACTCGTGGTTCGACGAGTACGTCTACAACGTCATCGTGCCGCGCTCCCGGGTCTCCGAGGAGATCGCCAAGGCCTGTGACCAGGAGCCGATCGTCTTGCCCGAGCACGACATGATGTGA
- the mptB gene encoding polyprenol phosphomannose-dependent alpha 1,6 mannosyltransferase MptB, with protein MTAPTPPHDPRPAPAHPDRRRLVEVLVMGFVGAIMMVVWGWGSPHPGMPKQVRPVGVAVAASGVVGLSAMVIAWLRSRKLVGARILTLVTWSLPLLFGPPLLSQDGWAYAAQGWVLAQGLDPYSVPQGAAGVLGQAVDAPWRGTTAVYPPGSLWIQAAMVTIAHADPLWSVLLMRVPAIVGVALMVWAVPRLARHAGTDPDGALWLAVCCPLTTLNIIGGMHNDGLQVGLSLAALVVAHRLAVSGRGWLGLVVGGAIVGLAGTIKQPGVLAGVGVVALVHVDAVRHGGHRWVTRHCWSGLLARTAVGAVSALAVFGAISAIGGLGLGWLNPTAGSPVAVTSDSPIALVVQILRGSGGIPLDKLVGPATIVSLVLTLVAMVWCWARWGPVPPMRSRDDSVGQLGNPLRLQAGVMIAFAVLGASLQSWYLIGPLALVSSIHLRRTHRDVVIAAVVAVVILTYLQWYWSPYVCLPLVIVGYLIVWRIPKAWAFVTATT; from the coding sequence ATGACCGCGCCCACCCCTCCTCATGATCCCCGGCCTGCACCGGCCCATCCTGATCGACGCCGCCTCGTCGAGGTGCTCGTGATGGGATTCGTCGGCGCCATCATGATGGTGGTGTGGGGATGGGGCTCCCCCCATCCTGGAATGCCGAAGCAGGTGCGTCCGGTCGGGGTGGCGGTGGCTGCCAGCGGCGTCGTCGGCCTGAGCGCCATGGTCATCGCATGGTTGCGCTCCCGGAAGCTGGTGGGAGCCCGCATCCTAACCCTTGTGACGTGGTCACTGCCGCTGCTGTTCGGTCCGCCGCTGCTCAGTCAGGATGGTTGGGCCTATGCTGCTCAGGGATGGGTCCTGGCCCAGGGCCTCGACCCGTACTCGGTTCCGCAGGGTGCGGCAGGCGTGCTCGGTCAGGCTGTTGACGCTCCCTGGCGGGGGACGACGGCGGTGTATCCGCCCGGATCGTTGTGGATCCAGGCGGCGATGGTGACGATTGCCCACGCCGATCCGCTGTGGTCGGTACTGCTCATGCGCGTGCCTGCCATCGTGGGTGTCGCCCTGATGGTCTGGGCGGTGCCACGGCTGGCCCGCCATGCCGGCACTGACCCCGATGGTGCCCTCTGGCTGGCGGTCTGCTGCCCCCTCACGACGTTGAACATCATTGGAGGCATGCACAATGACGGGCTTCAGGTCGGCTTGTCCCTTGCGGCCCTGGTCGTGGCACACCGCCTGGCCGTGTCCGGACGTGGGTGGCTGGGATTGGTCGTTGGTGGGGCGATCGTCGGTCTGGCCGGCACCATCAAGCAGCCCGGAGTCCTGGCTGGGGTGGGAGTCGTCGCGCTGGTCCACGTCGATGCGGTGCGCCATGGCGGTCACCGCTGGGTGACGCGACACTGCTGGTCGGGTCTTCTCGCTCGTACCGCGGTTGGAGCCGTCTCGGCCTTGGCGGTCTTCGGCGCCATCTCAGCCATCGGCGGGTTGGGGCTGGGGTGGCTCAACCCCACGGCAGGAAGTCCGGTCGCCGTGACCAGCGACTCACCCATCGCCCTGGTGGTGCAGATCTTGCGAGGAAGCGGCGGCATCCCGTTGGACAAGCTGGTCGGCCCGGCCACCATCGTCAGTCTCGTCCTCACCCTCGTCGCGATGGTGTGGTGCTGGGCCCGGTGGGGCCCCGTCCCGCCGATGCGCAGCCGCGACGACTCCGTCGGCCAGCTGGGTAATCCGTTGCGCTTGCAGGCTGGCGTCATGATCGCCTTCGCTGTTCTCGGGGCCTCCCTACAGTCCTGGTATCTCATCGGTCCGCTGGCCCTGGTCTCATCGATCCACCTGCGCCGCACTCACCGCGACGTGGTCATTGCCGCAGTGGTCGCCGTCGTCATCTTGACCTATCTGCAGTGGTACTGGTCGCCCTACGTGTGTCTGCCACTGGTGATCGTCGGGTATCTCATCGTCTGGAGGATTCCGAAGGCGTGGGCTTTCGTGACGGCCACGACCTGA
- a CDS encoding alanine/glycine:cation symporter family protein, with amino-acid sequence MSSPVSAILETHVPAPLSLDQAIDTFVSPIATAISDTVFWAIPLPGGNEFPLILAWLLAAGIFFTIYLGFQQLRPASIRHSSHVVRGHFSRHTDPGDVTSFQALATELSGTVGLGNIAGVAIAIAAGGPGASFWIAITGLVGMSVKMAEATLGVKFRVVNEDGTISGGPMYYLRDGLASIGRPKLGRVLATLFAVFTAFGVIGGGNMFQSNQAAYQLAMLAGGKDSWIGTHMWVVGLVFAILVGIVIVGGVSKIGAATSKIVPFMGILYVVMCLAVIGANITGVGDAFTAIWSGAFTGRGVAGGIVGVLIVGVQRAAFSNAAGIGTAGIAHSAVKTRRPAQEGFVAMWEPFIDSVVICTMTAITIIITGVYKDADLDGVQMTTHALKTVAPWFSVLLTLAIVLFAFSTMLSYSFYGKKAVGFLFGNSATAERIYNGIFLLLLVVGAATNMSSILGMADAMLFLMAVPNVLGMYFLARVVAREIKGHRERLDAGVIPQVPQEVQAGMMVANEATPEQLETADAEYALRAAAMDARSDELDLGHTAPDTERDYLEHLPEDHELFDTMDRDGKPLKD; translated from the coding sequence ATGTCATCGCCCGTTTCCGCAATTCTCGAAACCCACGTTCCAGCTCCTCTGAGCTTGGATCAGGCCATCGACACCTTCGTCTCCCCCATCGCCACCGCCATTTCCGACACCGTGTTCTGGGCCATCCCACTGCCCGGAGGCAATGAATTTCCGCTCATCCTGGCGTGGCTGTTGGCCGCTGGAATCTTCTTCACGATCTACCTGGGTTTCCAGCAATTGCGCCCGGCCTCGATCCGCCATTCCAGCCATGTGGTGCGGGGACATTTCTCCCGTCACACCGATCCCGGTGACGTCACCAGCTTCCAAGCCCTTGCCACCGAGTTGTCAGGCACTGTCGGCCTGGGAAACATCGCCGGCGTCGCCATCGCCATCGCAGCCGGCGGGCCGGGCGCATCGTTCTGGATCGCCATCACCGGCCTGGTCGGCATGAGTGTCAAGATGGCCGAGGCCACCCTCGGCGTGAAGTTTCGGGTCGTCAATGAGGACGGAACCATCTCTGGCGGTCCGATGTACTACTTGCGTGACGGCCTGGCATCGATCGGCAGACCCAAGCTGGGTCGTGTGCTGGCCACCCTGTTCGCCGTCTTCACGGCCTTCGGTGTCATCGGCGGGGGCAACATGTTCCAGTCCAACCAGGCCGCCTACCAGCTGGCGATGCTCGCCGGTGGCAAGGATTCCTGGATCGGCACCCACATGTGGGTCGTGGGGCTGGTGTTCGCGATTCTCGTCGGCATCGTCATCGTCGGCGGTGTCTCCAAGATTGGCGCAGCCACCTCCAAGATCGTCCCCTTCATGGGGATCCTCTACGTCGTCATGTGTCTGGCCGTCATTGGTGCGAACATCACCGGCGTTGGTGACGCCTTCACGGCCATCTGGTCGGGTGCGTTCACGGGCCGCGGCGTGGCAGGGGGCATCGTTGGCGTGCTCATCGTCGGCGTTCAGCGTGCTGCCTTCTCGAACGCGGCCGGCATCGGTACTGCGGGCATCGCCCACTCTGCCGTGAAAACCCGTCGTCCGGCCCAGGAGGGTTTTGTCGCGATGTGGGAGCCGTTCATCGACTCCGTCGTCATCTGCACCATGACCGCCATCACCATCATCATCACCGGGGTTTACAAGGATGCGGACCTCGACGGTGTTCAGATGACCACCCACGCCCTCAAGACGGTTGCCCCGTGGTTCAGCGTCCTTCTCACCCTGGCCATCGTCCTCTTCGCCTTCTCGACGATGCTGTCGTACTCCTTCTACGGAAAGAAAGCCGTCGGCTTCCTGTTCGGCAACTCGGCCACCGCCGAGCGCATCTACAACGGCATCTTCCTGCTCCTGCTGGTCGTCGGTGCGGCCACCAACATGTCCTCGATCCTCGGTATGGCCGACGCGATGCTCTTTCTCATGGCGGTTCCGAACGTGCTGGGGATGTACTTCCTCGCCCGGGTCGTGGCTCGCGAGATCAAGGGTCACCGGGAGCGCCTGGACGCCGGCGTCATTCCTCAGGTACCTCAGGAGGTCCAAGCCGGCATGATGGTCGCCAACGAGGCCACTCCGGAACAGCTTGAGACTGCCGACGCGGAATACGCCCTCCGTGCGGCAGCCATGGACGCTCGCAGTGACGAGCTCGACTTGGGACACACCGCCCCAGACACCGAGCGCGACTACCTGGAGCACCTGCCCGAGGACCATGAGTTGTTCGACACCATGGACCGTGATGGCAAGCCGCTCAAGGACTGA
- a CDS encoding class I SAM-dependent methyltransferase yields the protein MEHSVACRLASDEGIEVLDLAAAQTDPDSLAAATRLRRHTDADLAAAALDQISLRRRAVSKIGPVGAQMLWTRDGLEQATRGEVSRWRAQCLVAAGFTDVIDLGCACGADSRAYLDAGLRVTAVEIDEATAELARHNLPGARVLTADATQVFADLLKDASDTTVVMLDPARRTGRGRTWRLEDVQPPWSFVEKVIMSMPAVVKLGPGIDRSQLPDLPVTYVGHRGDLVEATLWSGFAGHRRGDRAVLVSSQSTLELPGGLANPVVGELGPFVAEPHPAAIRAGSLSAIDGSLRAVSDGIAYLTADVPVASAWLTWFAVKEVLPFDVKTLRAWVRDHHIGTLEIKKRGVDVDPVAWRRQLKPSGPHSATVICTPTRNNAKVLVCERCADFQGGSSLGPSVM from the coding sequence GTGGAGCACAGCGTGGCATGTCGTCTGGCCAGTGATGAAGGAATCGAAGTTCTCGATCTCGCCGCTGCGCAGACCGATCCAGATTCGCTGGCCGCCGCGACCAGATTGCGGCGTCACACGGATGCCGATCTGGCCGCTGCAGCCCTCGACCAGATCAGCCTGAGACGCCGGGCCGTGAGCAAGATTGGTCCGGTTGGCGCGCAGATGCTGTGGACCCGCGACGGACTGGAGCAGGCCACCCGGGGCGAGGTCTCCCGATGGCGTGCACAATGCCTTGTCGCGGCAGGTTTCACCGATGTCATCGATCTGGGTTGCGCTTGCGGTGCTGACTCACGGGCTTACCTCGACGCCGGGTTGAGGGTGACGGCCGTCGAGATCGATGAGGCGACAGCCGAACTGGCTCGTCACAATCTGCCGGGAGCTCGCGTACTGACGGCTGACGCGACGCAGGTCTTTGCTGACTTGCTCAAGGACGCATCCGACACCACGGTCGTCATGCTCGATCCTGCTCGCCGCACCGGTCGGGGGAGGACCTGGCGGTTGGAAGACGTGCAGCCGCCATGGTCCTTCGTTGAGAAAGTGATCATGTCGATGCCGGCCGTCGTCAAGCTCGGACCAGGCATTGATCGCTCCCAACTGCCCGATCTTCCCGTCACCTACGTGGGTCATCGCGGGGATCTGGTTGAGGCGACGTTGTGGTCGGGGTTCGCAGGCCATCGGCGAGGCGATCGCGCCGTTCTCGTCAGCTCGCAGAGCACGCTCGAACTGCCCGGCGGACTGGCCAATCCAGTGGTTGGTGAGTTGGGCCCGTTCGTGGCTGAGCCTCACCCGGCGGCCATCCGGGCTGGCAGCCTCTCGGCCATTGACGGTTCGCTGCGTGCGGTATCCGACGGTATTGCCTACCTCACCGCGGATGTCCCGGTGGCATCTGCGTGGTTGACGTGGTTCGCCGTCAAGGAAGTGCTCCCTTTTGACGTGAAGACCCTGCGGGCCTGGGTGCGGGATCATCACATCGGAACCCTCGAGATCAAGAAGCGCGGTGTTGACGTCGATCCCGTTGCGTGGAGACGACAACTCAAGCCCTCAGGGCCGCACTCCGCCACTGTCATATGCACTCCTACCAGGAACAACGCAAAGGTATTGGTGTGCGAGCGATGTGCTGATTTCCAGGGCGGGTCCAGCCTTGGTCCGTCTGTGATGTAA